In one window of Vallitalea okinawensis DNA:
- a CDS encoding zinc metallopeptidase, which produces MFYMFYDPTYFLILIGMVLSLAAQAKVKGTFTKYSQVTSFSGYTGAEIARKILDNAGLFDVRIEHIRGNLSDHYDPRNKVLRLSDSVYASRSVAAIGVAAHEVGHAIQHQKNYAFLTIRNAILPAANLGSKLAFPIILLGLLFAGPLVQIGVILFGAVLLFQVVTLPVEFNASSRALQILSSHNYLSQDETEQAKKVLSAAAMTYVAAAVATFLSFIRLIILFGNRD; this is translated from the coding sequence ATGTTTTATATGTTTTATGATCCAACATATTTTTTAATTTTAATTGGAATGGTTCTTTCATTGGCTGCACAGGCAAAAGTTAAAGGTACTTTTACTAAGTATAGTCAAGTCACAAGTTTTAGCGGCTATACAGGTGCAGAGATTGCTAGAAAAATTCTTGATAATGCAGGTTTATTTGATGTACGGATTGAACATATTCGTGGGAACTTATCGGACCATTATGATCCAAGAAATAAAGTGTTACGTCTATCCGATTCAGTTTATGCCAGTCGCTCAGTTGCGGCTATTGGTGTTGCAGCCCATGAGGTAGGTCATGCTATTCAACATCAAAAGAACTATGCGTTTCTAACCATACGTAATGCTATTTTGCCTGCTGCTAACTTAGGTTCAAAGTTAGCATTCCCTATTATTCTATTAGGGCTTTTGTTTGCAGGACCATTGGTTCAAATTGGAGTCATTTTATTTGGGGCTGTACTATTATTCCAAGTGGTAACATTACCTGTTGAGTTTAATGCTTCAAGTAGGGCACTTCAAATATTAAGTAGCCATAATTACTTGTCTCAAGATGAAACTGAGCAAGCCAAGAAAGTGTTGTCTGCAGCAGCTATGACATATGTAGCAGCAGCAGTAGCAACATTCCTATCATTTATAAGGTTAATTATTTTATTTGGAAATAGAGATTAG
- the fmt gene encoding methionyl-tRNA formyltransferase, producing MKVVFMGTPDFAVPTLEALIEEYDVVTVLTQPDRPRGRGNKVTPSPVKEVALKYNIPVFQPEKLRKEEGTIAKLKEMKPDVIVVIAYGQILPREVLDIPKYGCINVHGSLLPKYRGAAPIQRSIIDGEHVTGVTTMYMDVGLDTGDMILKEEIAILDEDTAGSLHDKMSVVGAKVLIDTLKLIEKNEAPREKQDDALSTYATILKKKDGLIHWGKSNEEIVNLIRGLNPWPSAYTYLDGKILKVWGAKAVHEKDIEGLPGQIVDIENDNLIVKTGHGLVKICTVQLQGRKRMPVKEFLKGYQVDTTTVLGVNV from the coding sequence ATGAAAGTTGTATTTATGGGAACTCCAGATTTTGCAGTTCCTACATTAGAGGCTTTAATTGAGGAGTATGATGTGGTAACTGTGTTAACTCAGCCAGATCGACCTAGAGGTAGAGGTAACAAAGTGACACCTTCACCGGTGAAGGAAGTTGCTTTAAAATATAATATTCCAGTTTTTCAACCAGAAAAATTAAGAAAAGAAGAGGGGACTATCGCAAAACTCAAGGAGATGAAGCCTGATGTTATCGTTGTGATAGCTTATGGTCAAATTCTTCCTAGGGAAGTGCTTGATATTCCTAAATATGGTTGTATTAATGTTCATGGTTCCTTGCTACCTAAGTACAGAGGAGCAGCACCAATTCAAAGATCTATCATTGATGGTGAACATGTAACAGGTGTTACAACTATGTACATGGATGTTGGGTTGGATACAGGGGATATGATTTTAAAAGAAGAGATTGCTATCCTTGATGAAGATACAGCAGGTAGTTTACATGATAAAATGTCTGTTGTAGGTGCTAAAGTGCTCATTGATACCCTAAAACTCATTGAGAAGAATGAAGCACCTAGAGAGAAACAAGATGATGCTTTATCCACATATGCAACAATCTTAAAAAAGAAAGATGGTTTGATCCATTGGGGAAAAAGTAATGAAGAGATAGTTAATCTCATCAGAGGTCTTAATCCTTGGCCAAGTGCCTACACTTATTTAGATGGTAAGATTCTAAAGGTTTGGGGAGCTAAGGCTGTTCATGAAAAAGATATTGAGGGGTTACCAGGACAAATTGTAGATATTGAAAATGATAATCTAATTGTTAAAACAGGACATGGCTTAGTTAAAATCTGTACTGTTCAATTACAAGGTAGAAAACGCATGCCTGTTAAAGAATTTTTGAAGGGTTATCAAGTAGATACTACAACTGTATTAGGAGTAAATGTCTAA